From one Malus sylvestris chromosome 1, drMalSylv7.2, whole genome shotgun sequence genomic stretch:
- the LOC126627381 gene encoding cytochrome P450 704C1-like, with protein MDVLSFPLPPLIAISLAVVILTVLVIRSRARRLGAEKKKRYHPVVTNFLNTLVNFPRLHHYMIEFEHKHKTYRAYNVLIDYVVTTDPANVEYILKTNFANYGKGWYHYGILSDLLGDGIFAVDGEKWLHQKKVSSNELTTKIVKDFSSTVFKTNAVKLARIISEAATCNKAIEIQELFMKATLDSIVKILLGIELDTMDGTNEEGTRFAHAFDVANEMTIYRYVDFSWKIKRFLNIGSEALLRKNIKVIDQFVYNLVKIKIETDNSSEDEVLALKKQDIISRLLESQETDPKYLRDLILCLISAGRDTTASTLTWFIYMLCKHPHIQEKVAQEVREATNLEDSSCIDEVAASLTEEALEKMQYLHAALSETLRLYPAVPLNAKVCLADDTWPDGFSVKKGNFVGYHVYGMGRMKYLWGDDAKEFRPERWLNENGLFQQESPFKFTAFNAGPRICIGKDFAYRQTKLICAVLLGCYKFKLSEEKKVAHYLTKISFHIDGGLYVHASPRP; from the exons ATGGATGTTCTTTCCTTTCCCTTACCTCCTCTCATAGCAATAAGTTTAGCGGTTGTAATTTTAACTGTGCTTGTGATAAGATCCCGTGCTAGAAGGTTGGGTGCTGAGAAGAAAAAGAGATACCATCCTGTCGTCACAAATTTCTTAAACACCCTCGTCAACTTCCCTAGGCTGCACCATTACATGATCGAGtttgaacacaaacacaaaactTACAGGGCGTACAATGTGCTCATAGATTACGTTGTCACCACGGATCCTGCAAATGTTGAATACATCCTCAAAACAAACTTTGCAAACTACGGCAAG GGTTGGTACCACTACGGCATTTTGTCAGATCTTTTAGGAGACGGGATCTTTGCTGTGGACGGAGAAAAATGGTTGCATCAAAAAAAGGTATCGAGCAATGAATTAACAACCAAAATTGTTAAAGACTTCAGCAGTACAGTCTTCAAAACCAATGCAGTAAAACTTGCACGGATAATTTCTGAAGCTGCAACCTGCAACAAAGCAATTGAGATCCAA GAATTGTTTATGAAAGCAACCTTAGACTCAATCGTCAAGATTCTTCTTGGAATTGAACTAGACACCATGGACGGAACAAATGAAGAAGGTACTCGGTTTGCCCATGCTTTTGATGTAGCAAACGAAATGACCATCTATCGTTATGTTGATTTCTCGTGGAAGATCAAAAGGTTCTTGAACATTGGATCAGAAGCACTGCTAAGGAAGAATATCAAAGTGATAGATCAATTTGTTTATAACTTAGTCAAAATAAAGATTGAAACAGATAATTCATCAGAAGATGAGGTACTGGCA TTAAAGAAACAAGACATCATTTCAAGGCTTTTGGAATCTCAAGAGACCGATCCAAAGTACTTGAGAGACTTGATCCTTTGTCTCATTTCTGCCGGAAGAGATACAACGGCTAGCACTCTTACGTGGTTTATTTATATGCTATGCAAGCATCCTCATATACAAGAAAAGGTTGCACAAGAAGTTAGAGAGGCAACAAATCTGGAAGATAGTTCATGCATTGATGAGGTTGCTGCCAGCCTTACTGAAGAAGCTCTTGAAAAAATGCAGTATCTACATGCAGCTTTGTCTGAGACACTTAGGCTCTACCCTGCAGTTCCACTG AACGCGAAAGTTTGTTTAGCTGATGATACTTGGCCAGATGGATTTAGTGTCaaaaaaggaaattttgtgGGATACCATGTTTATGGAATGGGCAGGATGAAATATCTGTGGGGTGATGATGCAAAAGAATTTCGGCCAGAGAGATGGCTCAACGAAAATGGTCTTTTCCAGCAAGAAAGCCCTTTCAAATTCACAGCTTTTAAT GCGGGGCCAAGAATTTGTATAGGAAAGGACTTTGCCTATAGGCAGACAAAGCTCATCTGTGCCGTGCTTTTAGGGTGCTACAAATTCAAGCTGAGTGAAGAGAAGAAAGTGGCCCATTACTTGACCAAAATCAGCTTCCATATAGACGGGGGACTTTATGTGCATGCTTCTCCAAGACCTTAA